Proteins from one Rhinoraja longicauda isolate Sanriku21f chromosome 41, sRhiLon1.1, whole genome shotgun sequence genomic window:
- the LOC144611754 gene encoding putative G-protein coupled receptor 139, which yields MAAADLMVVVAAVVVEQVNNIYLFAKFLLITPICALALVVRMAAMDCSVWLTVAFTSDRCIAICCQNQRKRYCTDRIASGMIVTIGALSCLRCIPFFFTVEPYVIIDHVPWRCAATAEYVSSSVWKAYELIDTIITPLLPICLILSFNALTIRHIIAANKVRRGLRNMGENLKDSEMENRRKSMILLFALSANFILLWMPYVVHSMNWQTLNYSYTDKYLSTPMYIAQQFAFMLRLLSTCTNTCIYGLTQKKFREELKCGAQYLFSLTQQHWK from the coding sequence atGGCGGCAGCGGATCTGATGGTGGTAGTCGCTGCTGTTGTCGTGGAACAGGTTAATAACATTTATTTGTTTGCCAAATTCCTGCTTATAACTCCGATATGCGCACTTGCACTTGTGGTAAGAATGGCAGCAATGGATTGCTCAGTTTGGTTAACGGTCGCTTTCACCTCGGATCGATGCATCGCCATCTGTTGTCAAAACCAGCGGAAACGATACTGTACAGATAGAATTGCTTCTGGGATGATAGTAACAATTGGAGCGTTGAGCTGTCTGAGGTGCATTCCGTTTTTCTTCACTGTGGAGCCTTACGTTATAATTGACCATGTGCCTTGGCGTTGCGCCGCCACAGCTGAATACGTTTCGTCATCTGTGTGGAAAGCATACGAGTTAATTGACACCATTATTACACCGCTATTACCAATCTGTTTAATTCTATCATTCAATGCTCTAACAATTCGACATATTATAGCCGCGAATAAAGTCCGGCGGGGACTCCGGAATATGGGCGAGAACCTAAAGGATTCAGAGATGGAGAACCGGAGAAAGTCAATGATTTTGTTGTTTGCTCTATCGGCCAATTTCATATTATTGTGGATGCCCTACGTAGTGCACTCTATGAACTGGCAAACGCTAAACTATTCATACACAGACAAATACTTGAGCACCCCGATGTACATTGCGCAACAATTTGCCTTCATGTTGCGACTGCTCAGTACATGCACAAACACGTGTATCTATGGACTGACACAGAAGAAATTCAGGGAAGAATTGAAATGCGGGGCGCAATATCTCTTCTCCTTAACTCAACAGCATTGGAAATAG